One genomic window of Halococcus sediminicola includes the following:
- a CDS encoding potassium channel family protein yields MRYVIVGYGRVGIRTADLLATEGHEVVVVENDPAKVERAREDGFTVVEGDGAATEVLAAADLDGADAVGGLTGDPEINFAVCAVANDHGCRTVLRISEEFSEEVYREYSEGVDELIYPEQLGAASAKTALLGGDFSVLADITETLSAATLTVPDESPVVGERVVALDVPDEARVYAHGRAGESMTIPLPRTAIEAGDQLALMARPDAVTTVREMLQAEA; encoded by the coding sequence ATGAGATATGTCATCGTTGGGTATGGCCGCGTCGGCATCCGGACGGCCGACCTCCTCGCCACGGAGGGCCACGAGGTCGTCGTCGTCGAGAACGACCCGGCGAAAGTCGAACGCGCCCGCGAGGACGGGTTCACGGTCGTCGAGGGTGACGGTGCCGCGACGGAGGTGCTGGCGGCGGCCGACCTCGATGGAGCCGACGCGGTCGGCGGACTCACTGGCGACCCCGAGATCAACTTCGCGGTCTGTGCGGTCGCCAACGACCACGGCTGTCGCACCGTCCTCCGCATCAGCGAGGAGTTCTCCGAGGAGGTCTACCGCGAGTACAGCGAGGGTGTCGACGAACTGATCTACCCCGAACAGCTCGGCGCAGCCAGCGCGAAGACCGCCCTCCTGGGCGGGGATTTCAGCGTGCTCGCCGACATCACCGAGACGCTCTCGGCGGCCACGCTCACCGTGCCCGACGAGTCGCCCGTCGTCGGCGAGCGGGTCGTCGCCCTCGACGTGCCCGACGAAGCACGGGTGTACGCCCACGGGCGGGCGGGCGAGTCGATGACGATTCCACTACCTAGAACGGCGATCGAGGCGGGCGACCAGCTCGCGCTCATGGCTCGCCCGGATGCGGTCACGACCGTCCGCGAGATGCTCCAAGCCGAGGCGTAG
- a CDS encoding NAD-dependent epimerase/dehydratase family protein encodes MTRIAITGAAGGVGRTLLEGFSDHDVTPLTYDEQDDMDSIVCDVLDREAFTEALAGQDVLIHLAGNASAYADWSEVREVNIDGVYNAYEAAVANGLDRVVYASSNHAVNMADVTDPSEPETMQPDAPTVFADTDARPDSYYGITKVAGEAIGNYYAVRHGIEAVHARIGWLMDREELVDTQENPDHEYPEAYARFARAMWLSPRDCRDLIERAATADLPENPVTAHGVSRNDERYLSLTETQRALGYRPRDNAGEALDG; translated from the coding sequence ATGACACGCATCGCCATCACCGGCGCGGCGGGTGGAGTCGGTCGAACGCTGCTGGAGGGCTTTTCCGACCACGACGTGACGCCACTGACCTACGACGAGCAAGACGACATGGATAGCATCGTCTGTGACGTTCTCGACCGCGAGGCGTTCACGGAGGCGCTCGCCGGACAGGATGTTCTGATTCACCTCGCGGGCAACGCCTCGGCGTACGCCGACTGGAGCGAGGTGCGCGAGGTCAACATCGACGGCGTCTACAACGCCTACGAGGCCGCCGTCGCCAACGGTCTCGACCGCGTGGTCTACGCGAGTTCGAACCACGCGGTGAACATGGCCGACGTCACCGACCCGAGCGAACCCGAGACCATGCAGCCCGATGCACCGACGGTGTTCGCCGACACCGACGCGCGACCCGATTCCTATTATGGCATCACGAAAGTCGCCGGCGAGGCCATCGGCAACTACTACGCCGTCCGCCACGGCATCGAAGCCGTCCACGCCCGCATCGGCTGGCTGATGGATCGCGAGGAGCTGGTGGATACCCAAGAGAACCCCGACCACGAGTATCCGGAGGCGTACGCCCGCTTCGCCCGCGCGATGTGGCTCAGTCCGCGCGACTGCCGGGACCTCATCGAACGGGCCGCCACGGCGGACCTCCCCGAGAACCCAGTGACCGCTCACGGCGTCTCCAGAAACGACGAACGGTATCTCTCGCTGACCGAGACCCAGCGCGCGCTCGGCTACCGACCACGGGACAACGCTGGCGAGGCGCTCGACGGCTGA
- a CDS encoding adenosylhomocysteinase, protein MTTEPITARLAEPESARESGRQKIDWARQHMPICAALREEFEETQPLDGERLGMAMHVEATTAVLTETLAAAGAEVAITGCNPLSTHDDVSAALDAQEGITSYAERGVADDDYYAAIEAVISHEPTITVDDGMDMVAAIHDDHPELIDSILGGCEETTTGVHRLRAMDDDDALDYPVFAVNDTPMKRLFDNVHGTGESSLAAIAMTTNLSWAGKTVVVAGYGFCGRGVAKKAAGQNANVVVTEVDPRRALEAHMEGYEVLPMEEAAAEGDVFITTTGNRDVLTGEHFERMNDGALLANAGHFDIEIDLDALSELADTSREARPGVREYELSDGRRLNVLAEGRLVNLAAPVALGHPVEVMDQSFGVQAVCVRELTNEEYSAGVHDVPDELDREVAEIKLDAEDLAIDELSSVQTEYMGSWDHGT, encoded by the coding sequence ATGACTACGGAGCCGATCACCGCACGCCTCGCAGAGCCCGAGAGCGCGCGCGAGTCCGGCCGTCAGAAGATCGACTGGGCGCGCCAACACATGCCGATCTGCGCCGCGCTGCGCGAGGAGTTCGAGGAGACGCAGCCACTCGACGGCGAGCGACTCGGCATGGCGATGCACGTCGAGGCCACGACCGCGGTCCTCACCGAGACGCTCGCGGCCGCCGGTGCCGAGGTCGCCATCACGGGCTGCAACCCGCTCTCGACGCACGACGACGTGAGCGCGGCGCTCGACGCACAGGAGGGAATCACTTCCTACGCCGAGCGCGGCGTCGCGGACGACGACTACTACGCGGCCATCGAGGCCGTCATTTCCCACGAACCGACCATCACCGTCGACGACGGGATGGACATGGTCGCGGCCATCCACGACGACCATCCCGAACTGATCGACTCGATTCTGGGTGGCTGCGAGGAGACCACCACGGGGGTCCACCGCCTGCGCGCGATGGACGACGACGACGCGCTCGACTATCCCGTCTTCGCGGTCAACGACACGCCGATGAAGCGGCTGTTCGACAACGTGCATGGCACGGGCGAGTCCTCGCTCGCGGCCATCGCCATGACGACGAACCTCTCGTGGGCGGGCAAGACGGTCGTCGTCGCCGGCTACGGCTTCTGTGGTCGGGGCGTGGCGAAGAAGGCCGCCGGCCAGAACGCGAACGTGGTGGTCACGGAGGTCGACCCGCGGCGGGCGCTCGAAGCCCACATGGAGGGCTACGAGGTGCTTCCCATGGAAGAGGCCGCCGCCGAGGGCGACGTGTTCATCACGACCACTGGGAATCGTGACGTGCTCACGGGCGAGCACTTCGAGCGGATGAACGACGGCGCGCTGCTGGCGAACGCGGGCCACTTCGACATCGAGATCGACCTCGACGCGCTCTCTGAACTGGCCGACACAAGTCGTGAAGCGCGCCCCGGCGTGCGCGAGTACGAACTCAGTGATGGCAGACGTCTGAACGTGCTCGCGGAGGGTCGGTTGGTCAACCTCGCCGCTCCTGTGGCGCTCGGCCACCCGGTCGAGGTGATGGACCAATCGTTCGGCGTACAGGCCGTCTGCGTACGCGAACTCACGAACGAAGAGTATTCAGCAGGCGTTCACGACGTGCCCGACGAGTTGGATCGGGAGGTCGCCGAGATCAAACTCGACGCCGAGGATCTCGCCATCGACGAACTGTCGAGCGTGCAGACCGAGTACATGGGTAGCTGGGATCACGGGACGTAG
- the hjc gene encoding Holliday junction resolvase Hjc, with amino-acid sequence MSHAKGDRRERELVNRLDAAGFAVMRAPASGSATERELPDALAGDGETFYAIEAKSSSGNPIYLTGEEVEALVFFARNFGAKPRIGVRFDREDWYFFHPSDLHVTDGGNYRVKKETALESGTDFDELTGGSSRTRLDDYDR; translated from the coding sequence ATGTCACACGCCAAGGGCGACCGGCGCGAACGCGAACTCGTCAATCGCCTCGACGCGGCCGGGTTCGCGGTGATGCGTGCACCGGCAAGCGGCAGCGCCACCGAGCGCGAACTGCCCGACGCGCTCGCCGGCGACGGCGAGACGTTCTACGCCATCGAGGCGAAATCCTCCTCGGGGAACCCCATCTACCTCACGGGCGAGGAGGTCGAGGCGCTGGTCTTCTTCGCGCGGAACTTCGGCGCGAAACCCCGGATCGGCGTGCGATTCGACCGCGAGGACTGGTATTTCTTCCACCCGAGCGACCTCCACGTGACCGACGGCGGCAACTATCGCGTGAAAAAGGAGACGGCACTCGAATCGGGAACCGACTTCGACGAACTCACCGGCGGTTCCTCGCGCACGCGCCTCGACGACTACGACCGCTGA